A stretch of Podospora bellae-mahoneyi strain CBS 112042 chromosome 5, whole genome shotgun sequence DNA encodes these proteins:
- a CDS encoding hypothetical protein (COG:G; EggNog:ENOG503NWPH): MHANHLGVLLSGLLVSAKSASASSILFSGGTIIAFDRATNSLDVIRNGSVLVTDDRITSVFAGSVPPSSVSIPSDVEEVDITNKILTPGFIDTHRHGWQTAYKTLGSNTSLVDYFNRFGEFPTAANYPFTPEEIYYSQLAGLYEALNAGVTTTLDHAHGTFSNATSSASFQASIDSGARVFWAYAFHELENYPLSEQFAHYRSIFTEAPHLNTPTTLGIAYDGFGPNPNQEIISTIISLTHETNASVLTTHSVQGPYGITNSPEDFAAQSLFTSLPPTTPIVFSHASFLSAVGAQLLRTYNHTISITPESEMHYGHTHPTSHLILDHASIGVDTHFTFSTDILTQTRMWLQSVRRLLYAEVLNRWQVPVNNPMSANQAFLLATRNGGLSLRREDLGIIAPGAKADLVIWDGGTGPNMWGWRDPVAAVVLHGNVGDVEGVVVDGRWKKRGGKLTDERFEDVKMKFAEVARRVQDRVVEAGVGLPGEGERFVVSGLEFGNSTVVDVQVGEGDGYGGLFL, from the coding sequence ATGCACGCCAATCATCTTGGGGTCCTCCTCTCGGGACTTCTTGTCTCAGCCAAGAGCGCCTCAGCTTCATCGATCCTATTCTCCGGAGGCACAATCATTGCCTTTGACCGCGCAACAAACTCTCTCGATGTCATCCGCAATGGCTCTGTCTTGGTAACCGACGACCGCATCACCAGCGTCTTCGCTGGGTCAGTTCCACCCTCTTCGGTGTCCATCCCGTCAGACGTGGAAGAGGTAGACATCACAAACAAAATCCTCACTCCCGGCTTCATCGACACCCACCGTCACGGCTGGCAAACAGCCTACAAAACCCTCGGcagcaacacctccctcgTCGATTACTTCAACCGCTTCGGCGAGTTCCCCACCGCAGCCAACTACCCCTTCACCCCAGAAGAAATCTACTACAGCCAACTCGCCGGCCTATACGAAGCCCTCAACGCAGGCgtgaccaccaccctcgaccaCGCCCACGGCACCTTCTCCAACGCCACCTCCTCAGCCAGCTTCCAAGCCTCCATCGACAGCGGCGCTCGGGTCTTTTGGGCCTACGCCTTCCACGAACTAGAAAACTACCCCCTCTCTGAACAATTCGCCCACTACCGCTCCATTTTCACCGAAGCCCCCCACCTTaacaccccaaccaccctcGGGATAGCGTACGACGGCTTCGgtcccaacccaaaccaagAAATAatctccaccatcatctccctcacccacGAAACCAACGCCTCTGTCTTGACAACACACTCCGTCCAGGGACCATATGGAATCACAAACTCCCCTGAGGACTTCGCCGCCCAGTCTTTattcacctccctccccccaaccacaccaaTCGTCTTCTCCCACGCATCATTCCTCTCCGCCGTCGGtgcccagctcctccgcacatacaaccacaccatcagcATAACACCCGAGTCGGAAATGCACTACGGGCATACCcaccccacctcccatctAATCCTCGACCATGCCTCGATCGGGGTGGACACGCACTTCACTTTCTCCACTGATATTCTAACCCAAACACGCATGTGGCTGCAATCTGTCCGACGGCTCCTCTACGCAGAAGTACTAAACCGTTGGCAGGTGCCAGTTAACAACCCCATGTCTGCGAACCAGGCTTTTTTACTTGCCACGCGGAACGGGGGGCTGTCGCTGAGAAGAGAGGATCTGGGGATTATTGCCCCTGGGGCGAAGGCTGATTTGGTGATTTGGGATGGAGGGACGGGGCCGAATAtgtgggggtggagggacccggttgcggcggtggtgttgcaTGGGAATgttggggatgtggagggggtggtggtggatgggaggtggaagaagaggggtggGAAGTTGACGGATGAGAGGTTTGAGGACGTGAAAATGAAGTTTGCGGAGGTTGCGAGACGGGTGCAGGATAGGGTTGTTGAGGCGGGTGTTGGGTTgcctggggagggggagaggtttgtGGTTAGTGGGCTGGAGTTTGGGAATAGTACCGTGGTTGATGtgcaggttggggagggggatgggtatggggggttgtttttgtga
- the LXR1 gene encoding L-xylulose reductase (EggNog:ENOG503NXQY; COG:Q), translating to MTAQAGNAVPKAEKLSDLFSLQGKVVVVTGASGPRGMGIEAARGCAEMGASVAITYASRKEGAEKNVAELEKEYGVKAKCYKLQIDDYSDCQRLVSDVIKDFGKIDAFIANAGATANGGVLDDSKEEWDRVVQTDLSGTAYCAKAVGPHFKERGTGSFVITASMSGHIANYPQEQTSYNVAKAGCIHMARSLANEWRGFARVNSISPGYIDTGLSDFIDQKTQDLWNSMIPLNRPGNAKELKGAYVYLVSDASSYTTGADIVIDGGYTCR from the exons ATGACTGCGCAAGCAGGCAATGCTGTCCccaaggctgagaagctgAGCGACCTGTTCAGCCTCCAGGGAAAGGTAGTCGTCGTGACAGGAGCTTCGGGCCCCCGAGGCATGGGCATTGAAGCTGCCCGCGGTTGCGCCGAGATGGGAGCCAGTGTCGCCATCACATACGCCTCCAGGAAAGAGGGCGCCGAGAAGAACGTGGCCGAGCTCGAAAAAGAGTACGGCGTCAAGGCCAAGTGCTACAAGCTTCAGATTGACGACTACTCCGACTGCCAACGTCTGGTCAGTGACGTCATCAAGGACTTTGGGAAGATTGATGCCTTTATCGCCAA TGCCGGCGCCACAGCAAACGGCGGAGTCCTCGACGACTCTAAGGAAGAATGGGATCGCGTTGTCCAAACCGACCTCAGCGGGACAGCCTACTGCGCCAAGGCAGTGGGACCCCATTTCAAGGAGCGCGGTACCGGATCCTTTGTCATCACTGCCTCCATGTCCGGCCACATCGCCAACTACCCTCAGGAACAGACCTCTTACAACGTCGCCAAGGCCGGCTGCATTCACATGGCCCGGTCTCTGGCCAACGAGTGGCGCGGCTTTGCTCGCGTCAACAGCATCTCCCCTGGCTACATCGACACGGGACTGTCAGACTTTATCGACCAAAAGACTCAGGATCTGTGGAACAGCATGATTCCCCTCAACCGTCCAGGGAATGCCAAGGAGCTGAAGGGGGCTTATGTCTATCTGGTTAGCGATGCGAGCAGTTACACCACGGGTGCGGATATTGTCATTGATGGCGGTTACACATGCCGCTGA